The proteins below are encoded in one region of Candidatus Thiodiazotropha sp. LNASS1:
- the hspQ gene encoding heat shock protein HspQ, translating to MTLDLETTKAKFGVGELVYHRLFDYRGVIVDVDAKFMLSDEWYDQVARTRPPKDQPWYRVLVHSANNETYVAERNLTTDMSREPVDHPLIKDFFDDFIDGRYVTGRRAN from the coding sequence ATGACTTTGGATTTAGAGACGACTAAAGCCAAGTTCGGCGTCGGCGAACTTGTCTACCACCGTTTATTCGACTATCGCGGAGTCATAGTGGACGTGGACGCAAAGTTCATGCTGAGTGATGAGTGGTATGATCAGGTCGCCCGCACCCGGCCACCAAAGGATCAGCCCTGGTATCGGGTGCTGGTCCACAGCGCCAATAACGAAACCTATGTGGCAGAACGCAATCTGACAACTGATATGAGTAGAGAACCGGTCGATCATCCCTTGATAAAGGATTTTTTTGACGACTTCATTGACGGTAGATATGTCACCGGCAGGCGAGCCAACTGA
- a CDS encoding NADP-dependent malic enzyme, with protein MPQELRQAALDYHRFPKPGKLEIKATKPMANQRDLALAYSPGVAVACEEIEADPNKAADYTARGNLVAVVSNGTAVLGLGSIGSLASKPVMEGKAVLFKQFADIDVFDIEIDEQDPQLFIETVARLEPSFGGINLEDIKAPDCFIIEKALKERMNIPVFHDDQHGTAIVVCAAILNGLKLVGKAIEEVRLVTAGAGAAALACLGLLIDMGMKREHIIVTDVAGVVYKGRTGDMDPYKSAYLADTPHRTLEQALEGADIFLGLSAAGVLKAEWLPKMAADPLILALANPTPEVMPEEAKAVRPDAILATGRTDYPNQVNNVLCFPFLFRGALDVGASEINRDMKLACVRAIAEMAHVESSDVVRSAYGGQQLQFGPEYLIPKPFDPRLMENVPYAVAVAAMESGVAQRPIVDLENYRNRLQQRVFRSSITMRPVFERARDELRRVVYAEGEEERILEVAQQAIDQGIAIPVLIGRREIINKRIASLGLRMQEGADFELLDPFDNPRFESYAETLFDQVQRRGYSPKEARNILRQNYTVLASVVVASGDADAMICGTVGRYWTHIDYVREIIGTENGINKLTSMNALVLQSGTLFMADAYVQEDPSAEDIAEIVSLCVEEVLWFGIEPKVALVSHSNFGSHDSASAVKMREALAMVRKSMPELEIEGEMHADLALSEQLRFVRFPKSRLRDRANLLIMPNQDAANVAFNMLKVLGDGIAIGPILIGCAKSAHVVTPSISVRGLLNMTALASVRASCMMRKD; from the coding sequence ATGCCTCAAGAGTTGAGACAGGCAGCGCTCGACTATCATCGCTTTCCCAAACCAGGCAAGCTTGAAATCAAGGCCACCAAACCGATGGCCAACCAGAGAGATTTGGCACTCGCCTATTCACCTGGTGTAGCTGTCGCCTGTGAAGAGATTGAAGCGGATCCCAATAAAGCGGCGGACTATACCGCCCGGGGCAATCTGGTGGCTGTCGTCAGTAATGGTACGGCGGTTCTCGGTCTCGGCTCTATCGGCAGTCTAGCCTCCAAACCGGTGATGGAAGGCAAGGCGGTACTGTTCAAGCAGTTTGCCGATATCGATGTCTTCGATATCGAAATCGATGAACAGGATCCCCAACTCTTCATAGAAACGGTGGCTCGGCTGGAACCCAGCTTCGGTGGCATCAATCTGGAAGATATCAAGGCACCCGATTGCTTCATTATTGAGAAGGCGCTCAAGGAGCGCATGAATATCCCGGTGTTCCATGACGATCAGCATGGCACTGCGATTGTGGTTTGTGCCGCAATTCTAAACGGTCTCAAGCTGGTGGGTAAGGCAATCGAGGAGGTCAGGCTGGTGACCGCAGGTGCGGGTGCAGCTGCTCTGGCATGCCTCGGATTGCTGATCGACATGGGGATGAAAAGGGAGCATATCATCGTCACCGATGTCGCCGGTGTGGTCTATAAAGGCAGGACCGGTGATATGGATCCCTACAAGAGCGCCTATCTCGCCGATACCCCTCATCGTACTTTGGAGCAGGCCCTGGAAGGGGCCGATATATTTTTGGGGCTATCCGCAGCCGGTGTGCTGAAAGCGGAATGGCTACCGAAGATGGCGGCCGATCCTCTCATCCTGGCGCTGGCAAATCCGACCCCGGAGGTAATGCCTGAAGAGGCGAAGGCAGTCCGGCCGGATGCGATCCTGGCGACTGGCCGTACTGACTATCCCAACCAGGTCAATAATGTTCTCTGTTTTCCATTCCTGTTTCGCGGAGCCCTCGACGTGGGGGCGAGCGAGATCAATCGTGATATGAAATTGGCCTGTGTACGCGCGATTGCCGAGATGGCTCATGTGGAGTCCTCTGATGTGGTGCGTTCCGCCTATGGCGGCCAACAATTGCAGTTTGGACCAGAGTATCTGATTCCGAAACCGTTTGATCCACGTTTGATGGAAAACGTGCCCTATGCTGTTGCGGTTGCGGCAATGGAGTCAGGGGTTGCGCAACGACCGATAGTCGACCTGGAGAACTATCGTAACCGCTTGCAGCAGAGGGTCTTTCGATCCAGCATAACCATGCGTCCGGTGTTTGAGCGGGCACGTGATGAGTTGCGGCGGGTGGTTTATGCCGAGGGTGAGGAGGAGCGTATCCTCGAGGTGGCTCAACAGGCGATTGATCAGGGAATTGCCATACCTGTCCTGATTGGCCGGCGTGAGATCATTAATAAACGTATCGCCTCCCTTGGCTTGAGGATGCAGGAAGGGGCCGATTTCGAACTTCTCGACCCATTTGATAATCCCCGCTTCGAAAGTTATGCCGAGACCTTGTTTGATCAGGTTCAGCGACGGGGCTATTCACCCAAGGAGGCGCGTAATATACTGCGGCAAAACTATACTGTACTGGCGTCCGTGGTGGTGGCATCAGGCGATGCCGATGCCATGATCTGCGGCACGGTAGGCCGGTATTGGACCCATATCGACTATGTACGTGAGATTATTGGCACCGAGAACGGCATCAATAAACTCACCTCCATGAATGCCCTTGTATTACAGTCCGGTACGCTTTTCATGGCGGATGCCTATGTACAGGAGGATCCCTCGGCAGAGGATATTGCAGAAATCGTCTCGCTCTGTGTTGAAGAGGTATTGTGGTTCGGTATCGAGCCCAAGGTTGCGCTGGTTTCCCACTCAAACTTCGGTAGTCACGATTCTGCTTCAGCGGTTAAAATGCGTGAAGCATTGGCAATGGTTCGCAAAAGTATGCCCGAGCTGGAAATCGAGGGTGAGATGCATGCCGATCTGGCGTTGTCTGAACAGTTACGTTTTGTTCGCTTCCCCAAATCACGGCTCAGGGACCGGGCGAATCTGCTGATCATGCCTAATCAGGATGCAGCCAATGTGGCATTCAATATGTTGAAAGTGCTCGGTGATGGGATCGCTATCGGGCCGATTCTGATAGGCTGTGCGAAATCGGCCCATGTGGTCACACCCAGTATCAGCGTACGTGGTTTATTGAACATGACTGCACTCGCTTCCGTACGCGCCAGTTGTATGATGCGCAAGGACTGA
- the sdhC gene encoding succinate dehydrogenase, cytochrome b556 subunit, translated as MQETNPRPVFLNLFKIRLPMAGIMSIIHRVTGVVMVLAIPLLIYLLDLSLSGPEGFADAKGLFASGFVKLILFLFLWGLMHHFLAGIRYLLIDIDIGVEKPLFRQTAWAVTLVAPVLALILMGGLS; from the coding sequence ATGCAAGAGACGAATCCGAGACCGGTCTTTCTCAATCTTTTTAAGATACGATTACCCATGGCCGGTATCATGTCGATCATTCATCGCGTTACCGGCGTGGTGATGGTGCTGGCGATCCCCCTTCTTATATATCTCCTTGATCTTTCGCTCAGCGGACCGGAAGGGTTTGCCGATGCCAAAGGGCTATTCGCCAGTGGTTTTGTGAAATTGATTCTGTTTCTCTTCCTGTGGGGGTTGATGCATCATTTCCTTGCTGGTATCCGCTATCTGCTGATCGATATCGATATCGGCGTTGAAAAACCGCTGTTTCGTCAAACCGCATGGGCGGTGACACTGGTTGCACCCGTGTTGGCGCTGATTCTAATGGGAGGTCTGTCATGA
- a CDS encoding paraquat-inducible protein A — protein MQEQDETMLAVIPHHSARWLRWLLFLSTCLLLAGLYLPMLTLTKFLFIANSFSVISGILELLQRGHWFLFILVGVFSVVLPILKILLLYLLLQLREVNSARYIRILRMMHDYGRWGMLDVMVVAVMIVTVKLDVIAEIELHAGLYLFAAAVLLIMYVTHRVAGFIQSK, from the coding sequence ATGCAGGAGCAGGATGAAACAATGCTTGCGGTGATTCCGCATCACTCGGCCAGATGGCTGCGCTGGTTACTGTTTCTTTCCACCTGTCTGCTGCTTGCGGGCCTCTATTTGCCCATGCTGACGTTGACCAAGTTTCTGTTTATCGCCAACTCATTTTCAGTCATATCGGGTATTCTCGAGTTGTTGCAGCGGGGGCACTGGTTTCTGTTTATTCTGGTGGGGGTGTTCAGCGTGGTACTGCCCATCTTGAAGATTCTGCTGTTATATCTGCTGCTGCAACTGCGTGAAGTCAACTCGGCCCGATATATCCGAATCCTGAGGATGATGCACGATTACGGACGTTGGGGAATGTTGGATGTCATGGTAGTTGCAGTTATGATCGTTACAGTAAAATTGGACGTAATTGCTGAGATTGAACTGCATGCCGGGCTCTATCTGTTTGCTGCAGCGGTTTTACTGATCATGTATGTCACACATCGGGTTGCCGGCTTTATACAATCAAAATGA
- the sdhD gene encoding succinate dehydrogenase, hydrophobic membrane anchor protein produces MSRRATGLRAWFLQRATAIYLLLYIIYVLQHMIADPPQDYHAWQGWIAQPLVGLGILLFFASLLLHAWVGFRDVLIDYIHPTAIRVTVLTLVGFVLVGCAIWVLQIIFTATAA; encoded by the coding sequence ATGAGCCGTCGTGCGACTGGCCTGAGGGCCTGGTTTCTTCAGCGTGCAACAGCAATCTATCTGTTGCTGTACATCATCTATGTATTGCAGCACATGATCGCCGATCCGCCGCAGGATTATCACGCATGGCAGGGATGGATTGCGCAACCCTTGGTCGGACTGGGGATCCTGCTTTTTTTCGCCTCCCTATTGCTGCATGCCTGGGTCGGTTTCCGTGATGTATTGATCGACTATATCCACCCCACAGCAATCAGAGTGACAGTACTGACGCTGGTTGGTTTTGTCCTGGTCGGCTGTGCGATTTGGGTTCTGCAAATTATCTTTACGGCGACTGCCGCCTGA
- a CDS encoding succinate dehydrogenase iron-sulfur subunit, which produces MKFSVYRYNPETDNEPYMQDFEVEQRQGMMLRDALLAIQSQDESFTFRHSCGEGVCGSDGVNVNGSNKLACITPLTELKEPVVVRPFPGRPVVRDLVVDMSQFYAQYKQVDPWLIRKDPLPEQEILQSPEERNQLDGLYECIMCGCCSTSCPSFWWNPDKFLGPQALLSACRFLADSRDQAKEERLDKLEGPYKLFRCHTIMNCVEACPKELNPTKAIGHIKAIMLKDAI; this is translated from the coding sequence ATGAAATTCAGTGTCTACCGATATAATCCTGAAACAGACAACGAACCTTATATGCAGGATTTCGAGGTTGAGCAACGTCAGGGAATGATGTTGCGTGATGCCTTGTTGGCGATTCAGTCACAGGATGAGTCCTTTACCTTCAGGCACTCTTGTGGTGAGGGTGTTTGTGGTTCGGATGGCGTGAATGTCAACGGCAGCAACAAACTTGCCTGCATTACACCATTGACGGAACTGAAGGAACCGGTGGTTGTCAGGCCCTTTCCCGGTCGTCCCGTGGTTCGTGATCTGGTGGTGGACATGAGTCAGTTCTATGCCCAATACAAGCAGGTCGATCCCTGGCTGATTCGCAAGGATCCCTTGCCTGAACAGGAGATCCTCCAGTCTCCGGAAGAGAGAAATCAACTCGATGGTCTCTACGAGTGCATCATGTGCGGTTGTTGTTCTACATCCTGTCCTTCTTTCTGGTGGAACCCTGACAAATTCCTTGGCCCACAAGCATTATTGAGCGCATGCCGTTTTCTGGCCGATAGTCGTGACCAGGCTAAAGAGGAGCGACTCGACAAGCTTGAGGGACCCTATAAACTGTTTCGCTGCCATACCATCATGAACTGTGTGGAGGCATGTCCGAAAGAACTGAATCCCACCAAGGCTATTGGTCATATCAAGGCCATCATGCTGAAGGATGCCATCTGA
- a CDS encoding arylesterase, which yields MKKILLLLLIFSLTWPVALSAAMPKILVVGDSLSAGYGVTTERRWVTLLTMRLEKHCDSFSVVNASISGDTSKGGLSRLPALLTNHRPDIVVIELGGNDGLRGIAIKTMRHNLQQMVRLAKQTNASVLLLGVRLPANYGEDFINAFHQVYYDVAEAESVPLVPFFLQDVALDKQLMQADGVHPNDQAQPVLLDNVWPELRSIIIDRGLVVGCN from the coding sequence ATGAAAAAGATCCTACTGCTGTTATTAATTTTCTCTCTGACATGGCCAGTGGCGCTGAGTGCGGCGATGCCCAAAATATTGGTTGTCGGTGACAGCTTGAGTGCCGGGTATGGTGTCACCACCGAGCGGCGATGGGTGACACTCCTGACAATGCGTCTTGAGAAGCATTGTGACTCCTTCAGCGTAGTCAATGCCAGTATCAGCGGTGACACGAGCAAGGGTGGACTAAGCCGACTTCCGGCACTTCTGACCAATCACCGGCCCGATATCGTCGTTATCGAACTTGGCGGGAATGACGGTTTGCGTGGTATCGCCATCAAAACCATGCGGCACAATCTGCAACAGATGGTGCGTCTTGCCAAACAGACCAATGCTTCAGTGCTACTATTGGGTGTCCGCTTGCCGGCGAACTATGGCGAGGATTTCATCAATGCCTTCCACCAAGTCTATTATGATGTCGCCGAAGCGGAATCAGTTCCCCTGGTGCCCTTCTTTTTGCAGGATGTGGCCCTGGACAAGCAGCTCATGCAAGCCGATGGCGTTCATCCCAATGACCAGGCCCAGCCCGTTCTGTTGGACAATGTTTGGCCAGAGCTACGCTCGATAATTATCGATAGAGGCCTGGTGGTCGGTTGTAATTGA
- a CDS encoding DUF3581 family protein: MVLANYFTAKGNQVKFTRDQASRFAKDIANDFNPLHNPDAKMFCVPGDLLFSVALDYLGLSRHMHFTFSGMVRDNAVIFPDGDLSQIDVVDETGKQYLSIEREGDTTHDPQLIGCLSSRYVAFSGKAFPHILVPLMAAEGVMINPARPLVMYQSMEIYLDRLDLSDPKLESTGSYLDIQGKKGTVRLDFRFMEAGIQVGRGAKYMALRGLQPYQDEVMQHVIAEYNDYKQAYTAN; encoded by the coding sequence ATGGTGTTGGCCAACTATTTCACTGCCAAGGGTAACCAGGTCAAGTTCACGCGCGACCAAGCCAGTCGATTTGCGAAAGATATTGCTAACGATTTCAATCCGTTACACAATCCTGATGCAAAGATGTTTTGTGTGCCCGGCGACCTGCTCTTTTCAGTTGCCCTCGACTATCTCGGATTGAGCCGGCATATGCATTTCACCTTCTCCGGCATGGTGAGAGACAATGCGGTGATCTTCCCCGACGGCGATCTGTCACAGATTGATGTAGTGGATGAAACAGGCAAGCAGTACCTCTCAATCGAGCGTGAAGGGGATACCACTCATGATCCGCAACTGATCGGATGCCTCTCCAGCCGTTATGTCGCTTTCTCGGGCAAGGCGTTTCCCCACATACTCGTGCCGCTGATGGCTGCAGAGGGGGTCATGATAAACCCAGCACGGCCACTGGTTATGTACCAGAGCATGGAGATCTATCTTGACCGCCTCGACCTAAGTGATCCCAAGCTGGAATCCACCGGCTCATATTTGGATATACAGGGAAAAAAGGGTACGGTACGCCTCGACTTTCGGTTTATGGAAGCGGGAATCCAGGTTGGGCGGGGCGCTAAATATATGGCTTTAAGGGGACTGCAGCCCTATCAGGATGAAGTCATGCAACATGTGATTGCAGAGTATAACGACTACAAACAGGCCTACACAGCAAATTGA
- the sdhA gene encoding succinate dehydrogenase flavoprotein subunit, whose product MALEKQRFDTLIMGAGGAGLNAALQLANANLKVAVVSKVFPTRSHTVAAQGGVNAALANVLPDNWHWHMFDTVKGSDYLGDQDAIEYMCREAIPTVYELEHNGVPFSRLTNGKIYQRAFGGQSQNFGGEQAARTCAAADRTGHAILHTLYQQNIRAKTHFYDEYFAVDLVRDDEGYVLGALVLNIATGEPLLIESKTTLLATGGCGQVFRTTSNAHINTGDGMAMALRAGLPLMDMEFFQFHPTGIAGKGMLITEGVRGEGGYLINKDGDRFMEKYAPNAKDLASRDVVARSIVTEVREGNGVGPEADHVLLKVNHLGEEVIAKRLPGIRESSKIFAGVDPVKDPIPVFPTAHYVMGGIPTDRFGRVMPTADDDGDHLPGLYAAGECACASVHGANRLGGNSLLDILVFGRLAGHNIIEYVKENTAHRPIDEASVDKAVSRLQRWDAKGDGITVSQLRNEFRKTMEDHAGVFRVEDMMTDGVEKVKQLREKMSEVRLTDHSSTFNTNRTEALELENLIDVGLSIAVSALHRKESRGAHSRPDYPKRDDVDWMKHTLYWKENDRLDYKGVRAQPLTVESFPPKERVY is encoded by the coding sequence ATGGCACTGGAAAAGCAACGATTCGATACACTAATCATGGGAGCCGGCGGTGCGGGTTTGAATGCGGCCTTGCAACTTGCCAATGCAAACCTCAAGGTTGCGGTAGTCTCCAAGGTATTTCCTACACGCTCCCACACTGTCGCAGCACAAGGCGGGGTGAATGCCGCCTTGGCCAACGTCCTGCCGGATAACTGGCACTGGCACATGTTCGATACCGTGAAAGGCTCGGACTATCTCGGTGATCAGGATGCCATTGAGTATATGTGCCGTGAAGCGATTCCCACGGTTTATGAACTGGAGCACAATGGCGTGCCGTTCTCCCGCCTGACCAACGGCAAGATCTATCAGCGTGCATTTGGCGGCCAGAGTCAGAACTTTGGTGGTGAACAGGCTGCACGAACCTGCGCCGCTGCCGACCGCACCGGCCACGCGATCTTACACACTCTGTATCAGCAGAATATCCGCGCCAAGACCCATTTCTATGACGAGTATTTTGCAGTTGACCTGGTCAGGGATGATGAGGGATATGTGTTGGGTGCCTTGGTATTGAACATCGCAACCGGAGAGCCGTTGTTGATCGAGTCAAAGACCACGCTGCTGGCGACAGGGGGCTGCGGGCAGGTCTTCAGGACCACCAGTAACGCACATATCAACACAGGTGATGGCATGGCGATGGCGTTACGTGCCGGCCTGCCGTTGATGGATATGGAATTTTTCCAGTTTCACCCCACCGGCATTGCCGGTAAGGGCATGTTGATCACCGAGGGCGTGAGAGGTGAGGGCGGTTATCTCATCAATAAAGATGGTGATCGTTTCATGGAAAAGTATGCCCCTAACGCAAAAGATCTCGCCAGTCGCGATGTGGTGGCGCGATCCATCGTAACCGAAGTGCGTGAAGGCAATGGTGTCGGTCCTGAAGCCGATCATGTATTGCTTAAGGTCAACCACCTGGGTGAGGAAGTCATCGCCAAGCGCTTGCCGGGTATCCGTGAGAGTTCCAAGATCTTTGCCGGTGTCGATCCGGTCAAAGATCCGATACCGGTATTTCCAACTGCCCACTACGTGATGGGCGGTATCCCCACCGACCGCTTCGGTCGGGTGATGCCTACCGCTGATGACGACGGCGACCATCTGCCGGGATTATATGCGGCCGGTGAGTGTGCCTGTGCGTCGGTGCACGGCGCCAATCGACTTGGTGGCAACTCCCTGCTCGATATCCTGGTATTTGGACGCCTGGCGGGGCACAACATCATCGAGTATGTGAAAGAGAATACTGCCCATCGGCCAATTGACGAAGCGAGTGTGGATAAGGCTGTGTCGCGGTTGCAGCGTTGGGATGCCAAGGGTGACGGCATCACGGTAAGCCAATTGCGCAACGAGTTTCGCAAAACCATGGAGGATCATGCCGGCGTATTCCGTGTCGAGGATATGATGACGGACGGTGTCGAAAAGGTGAAACAGTTACGGGAAAAAATGAGTGAAGTCCGATTGACGGACCACTCCTCCACCTTCAACACCAATCGTACCGAGGCCTTGGAACTGGAGAACCTGATCGATGTGGGACTGTCGATCGCAGTATCCGCTTTGCACCGCAAGGAGAGTCGTGGCGCCCATTCGCGTCCCGATTATCCGAAACGCGATGATGTGGATTGGATGAAACATACCCTCTATTGGAAGGAGAATGACAGGCTCGATTACAAAGGTGTTCGGGCTCAGCCTTTGACCGTTGAGAGTTTTCCGCCGAAAGAAAGAGTTTACTGA
- the ybaK gene encoding Cys-tRNA(Pro) deacylase produces MTPAVNTAKKAGIRFQTHAYEHDSAHPSYGMEAAEKLGIPPERVFKTLVVRLDGRELAVAVVPVSSQLDLKAFAKTVNVKKVAMADAKQVERSTGYVLGGVSPLGQKKRLLTLIDRSAIDFPTLFVSAGRRGLEIELAADDLLKLLNARLAEIAK; encoded by the coding sequence ATGACACCGGCAGTCAACACCGCGAAAAAGGCAGGGATCAGGTTTCAGACCCATGCTTATGAACACGATTCGGCGCATCCATCCTATGGTATGGAAGCGGCTGAAAAGCTTGGTATTCCTCCTGAACGGGTATTCAAGACACTGGTGGTTAGGCTGGATGGCAGGGAATTGGCTGTGGCAGTAGTTCCAGTCTCGTCGCAGCTTGATCTGAAGGCGTTCGCAAAAACGGTGAATGTGAAGAAAGTTGCCATGGCCGATGCCAAGCAAGTGGAGCGAAGCACCGGCTATGTCTTGGGTGGTGTCAGTCCATTGGGCCAGAAAAAGCGCCTGTTAACCCTGATAGATCGTTCCGCTATCGATTTCCCCACGCTCTTCGTAAGCGCCGGACGACGCGGCCTGGAGATCGAATTGGCCGCTGATGATCTGTTGAAATTGTTGAATGCGCGCCTGGCGGAGATTGCCAAATGA
- a CDS encoding ABC transporter ATP-binding protein — protein sequence MLQPSSNQHPVTASGLVKFVETAEGRIDILQRIDLEVSPGEAVAILGASGSGKSTLLGLLAGLDQASSGEVRLFDTPLSGLDEDGRAALRAGKVGFVFQSFQLLSGMTALENVMLPLELAGHRDPEQAAKAALSQAGLAQRLHHYPSQLSGGEQQRVALARAFAPDPRILFADEPTANLDAHTGERVADLLFKLQEQSQTVLILVTHDEMLAGRCDRRLYLRDGMLESEA from the coding sequence ATGTTGCAACCATCATCCAATCAACACCCTGTGACCGCAAGTGGCCTGGTGAAGTTCGTCGAGACAGCTGAAGGCCGGATAGATATCCTGCAGCGGATCGACCTGGAGGTGTCACCCGGCGAGGCAGTGGCGATCCTCGGCGCCTCGGGCTCGGGTAAATCCACGCTGCTGGGATTGCTGGCCGGTTTGGACCAGGCCTCCTCCGGTGAGGTCAGACTGTTCGACACTCCCTTGAGCGGATTGGATGAGGATGGTCGTGCCGCGCTGCGTGCCGGCAAGGTGGGCTTTGTTTTCCAGTCATTCCAACTGCTCTCCGGCATGACTGCCCTGGAGAATGTCATGTTACCCCTCGAACTGGCGGGGCATCGGGATCCCGAACAGGCGGCCAAGGCCGCCCTGTCACAAGCCGGACTGGCACAGCGCCTGCACCACTACCCTTCCCAACTTTCGGGAGGTGAACAACAGCGAGTGGCGTTGGCACGCGCATTTGCCCCGGATCCCAGGATTCTGTTTGCGGACGAGCCGACTGCCAACCTGGATGCCCATACCGGAGAACGGGTGGCCGATCTGCTGTTCAAACTGCAGGAGCAGAGCCAAACCGTACTGATTCTGGTCACCCACGACGAGATGCTGGCCGGTCGCTGCGATCGTCGCCTCTATCTCCGCGACGGCATGTTGGAGAGCGAAGCTTGA
- a CDS encoding DUF3465 domain-containing protein translates to MKKIAAVLVILLAGYFGLLQQAGNAPVGLPGGSEHSVGDDQITRAFRQRAKDLRVRGEGEVIRLLADDLDGSRHQRFIIRLDSGHTVLIAHNIDLAPRVDALDKGDSIEFSGIYEWNDRGGVVHWTHHDPQGRRQGGWIEHRGKRYR, encoded by the coding sequence TTGAAAAAAATTGCCGCTGTTCTCGTTATCCTTCTTGCAGGCTATTTCGGACTGCTACAGCAAGCGGGAAACGCCCCGGTCGGACTTCCCGGTGGATCGGAGCATTCAGTAGGCGATGATCAGATTACACGCGCCTTTCGGCAGCGGGCAAAGGATCTACGGGTAAGGGGTGAAGGAGAGGTGATCAGACTGCTTGCGGATGATCTTGACGGCAGTAGACATCAACGGTTCATCATTCGCCTGGATTCCGGCCATACCGTATTGATTGCACACAATATCGATCTCGCACCGAGAGTGGATGCGCTCGATAAAGGCGACAGTATTGAGTTTTCCGGGATCTATGAGTGGAATGATAGGGGGGGTGTGGTGCACTGGACCCATCATGATCCTCAGGGCAGGCGGCAGGGAGGCTGGATTGAGCACCGGGGTAAGCGTTACCGGTGA
- a CDS encoding 3-deoxy-7-phosphoheptulonate synthase — MTVERPIIDSRVSNIRVSSTHRLIRPLDLLQEMPIGDTLYEHVLEVRNTIHNIIAGDDQRPLVIVGPCSIHDPSAAMDYAQRLKPLADALSDRLYIVMRVYFEKPRTTIGWKGLINDPEMNGSFDMGKGLHLARKLLLDINGLGLATATEILEPFTPQYIGDLLGWVAIGARTTESQTHRQMASGLSAPVGFKNSTDGNTKVAVDAMLSAASSHTFLGINEHGETSIVETTGNSDTHLILRGGSQGANYDQQDVFKAAEMLRSKALNQRLMVDCSHANSGKNYTRQVMVWDNLIAQICRARSDGEPSYILGAMLESHINAGRQDIKGDLDYGVSVTDACIDWKTTEQLLRRGYQELG, encoded by the coding sequence ATGACGGTTGAGCGGCCGATAATTGATAGCCGGGTATCCAATATTCGGGTATCCAGCACCCACAGATTGATTCGTCCTCTCGATCTGTTACAGGAGATGCCGATTGGTGACACCCTCTATGAGCATGTGCTCGAGGTGCGCAACACCATTCATAACATCATAGCCGGCGATGACCAACGCCCATTGGTTATCGTCGGGCCCTGTTCGATACATGATCCATCTGCGGCCATGGATTATGCCCAAAGACTCAAGCCATTGGCAGATGCGCTGAGTGACCGGTTGTATATTGTGATGCGAGTCTATTTTGAAAAGCCCCGCACGACAATCGGCTGGAAAGGCTTGATCAACGATCCCGAGATGAACGGATCATTCGATATGGGTAAGGGTTTACACCTGGCGAGGAAACTGCTGCTAGATATCAATGGTCTCGGATTGGCTACGGCCACCGAGATTCTCGAGCCGTTCACACCGCAATATATCGGTGATCTGCTCGGCTGGGTGGCGATTGGAGCACGCACCACAGAGAGCCAGACCCATCGCCAGATGGCATCCGGCCTGTCGGCGCCGGTGGGATTCAAAAATTCCACCGACGGTAACACCAAGGTTGCGGTTGATGCCATGTTGTCCGCCGCCAGCTCGCATACCTTTCTGGGCATCAACGAGCACGGTGAAACCTCAATCGTTGAAACCACGGGCAATAGTGATACCCACCTGATCCTGCGGGGTGGCAGTCAAGGCGCGAATTATGATCAACAAGATGTGTTCAAGGCTGCGGAAATGCTGCGATCAAAGGCGCTCAATCAGAGATTGATGGTCGACTGTTCGCATGCCAATAGCGGAAAAAACTACACACGTCAGGTTATGGTTTGGGACAATCTCATAGCGCAGATCTGCCGGGCAAGAAGTGATGGTGAACCGTCTTATATTCTTGGGGCGATGCTGGAGAGCCATATCAACGCCGGTCGACAGGATATCAAGGGTGATCTGGACTATGGTGTATCGGTCACGGATGCCTGTATCGACTGGAAAACCACGGAACAGTTATTGCGGCGCGGCTATCAGGAGTTGGGTTGA